The Mercenaria mercenaria strain notata unplaced genomic scaffold, MADL_Memer_1 contig_2463, whole genome shotgun sequence genome window below encodes:
- the LOC128552359 gene encoding uncharacterized protein LOC128552359, whose product MNRHPEISLRSPRQLGKERAVIKPEHVEKWFTDFESFIKDTVPDPVILLDPTRLYNADETGFSMCPKTGHVLGLRGAKSVYNITASDRSQITVMAGMSAAAHYLRPMIVFAGQRFTRNMLEGFDDAVLGRSENGWMDSELFVMWLKTVFIPDIEERQVKKPVILFVDGHKTHMTIEASDVCKDNGIILYCLLEHASHLMQPCDLRLFSSLKETWKSSLREWQIDHVGQYVTKFEFAAIFKKAWVNASKVENAVNGFRDAGLFPLDKDKVLKTDKFQTSILFRQKESKSNETEDNRTTEQTETAQDEESRPDTQMRQVEQTVAKQNETRQMVNKEKQTENEKQDEASKEKENIDPKSIITVNVKVTTDNSLSPQPSTSGAASPMSKILNIPKPKTTKKRSFKREILPKAITGEEFRKILSEKKRKKEEEEAEKQRRKVQREQKRLEREKEKQIKAEQRLLKKNRRRRKRKNWPK is encoded by the coding sequence ATGAACAGGCATCCTGAAATTTCGTTAAGATCGCCGAGACAGTTAGGTAAAGAAAGGGCAGTCATTAAACCTGAACATGTTGAAAAGTGGTTCACAGATTTCGAGTCTTTCATTAAGGATACTGTCCCTGATCCAGTCATACTTCTAGACCCAACGCGGCTGTACAACGCCGATGAGACAGGGTTCAGTATGTGTCCAAAAACGGGGCATGTTCTGGGTCTAAGAGGTGCAAAATCGGTTTATAATATAACTGCGTCAGATAGATCACAGATAACAGTTATGGCTGGAATGAGCGCCGCTGCTCATTATCTGCGCCCGATGATAGTGTTTGCTGGGCAGAGATTTACCAGAAATATGTTAGAGGGGTTTGATGATGCAGTATTGGGGAGGTCAGAAAACGGATGGATGGATAGTGAATTGTTTGTCATGTGGCTGAAAACCGTTTTCATCCCAGATATAGAAGAAAGGCAGGTGAAAAAGCCAGTAATTTTGTTTGTTGATGGACATAAAACACATATGACTATTGAAGCATCTGATGTATGTAAAGATAATGGGATCATATTATATTGCCTACTGGAACATGCTAGTCATCTAATGCAGCCATGTGATCTAAGACTGTTTTCGTCCCTAAAGGAAACATGGAAATCTTCTTTACGTGAATGGCAGATAGATCATGTAGGTCAGTATGTGACAAAGTTTGAATTTGCTGCGATATTCAAAAAGGCATGGGTAAATGCATCAAAGGTTGAGAATGCTGTGAATGGATTCAGAGACGCAGGCCTTTTTCCATTAGATAAAGACAAAGTATTAAAGACTGACAAGTTTCAAACAAGCATTCTGTTCAgacaaaaagaaagtaaatcaaATGAAACAGAAGATAATAGAACAACTGAACAGACAGAAACAGCCCAAGATGAGGAAAGCAGACCAGACACTCAGATGAGACAAGTAGAACAAACAGTTGCAAAACAGAATGAAACCCGTCAGATGGTTAATAAAGAGAAACAGACTGAGAATGAAAAGCAAGATGAAGCATCGAAGGAGAAGGAGAATATTGACCCAAAGTCGATAATTACAGTAAACGTAAAAGTCACCACTGATAATAGTTTAAGTCCGCAACCTTCAACATCGGGGGCTGCATCGCCAATGAGCAAGATCCTGAATATTCCGAAGCCTAAAACAACAAAGAAGAGAAGTTTCAAAAGAGAAATATTGCCAAAAGCAATTACAGGGGAAGAATTTCGTAAAATACTGagtgaaaaaaagagaaagaaggAGGAAGAGGAGGCTGAAAAGCAAAGGCGCAAAGTGCAAAGGGAACAAAAACGTCTTGAAAGGGAAAAAGAGAAACAAATTAAGGCCGAGCAGCGTCTTCTGAAGAAAAACAGAAGGAGGAGGAAAAGGAAAAATT